AGAGGCTGCTGCGCGTTTGCTGCCGGTTTTCCTCCCTGAAGCATTTTCCAAAAAAGGTTAAGGTCTTTTCTCCATCCACTTAATGTCTCCTCCCAATGCTCTGAATCGGCCGATCTGTTATTCTACCCTTAGCCCGGCCCCGGCTTGAGATCTGATCCCGATCAAACCGCTCACCCGACGGCCATTTTTAATCTTTCGCAAGGAGATAAAAAGATGCAGAGGCGCCTGCGCATCCTATTTTTTTCCGCTTTTGCACTTCAGCTCCTCCTCCCCGATGCTTTTAGCGCCATCCCGCCGATCTCCTACGTCACCCCCTTCCCCTTTGTGGCGGGAGAGCGGCTCTCCTACCAGGTGACACTGGATCAGATGAAGATCGGGAAGGCGATCATGAAGGTGATCGAGAAGGTTCAATTTGAAGGAAAAGAGGTTTATCACCTCTCCTCCGAGGTCAAGACGAGCGGTTTTCTCTCCCTTTTCACCCGGATCAACGACCGGGTCGAGTCGTACATGGATGCCGAGGGGCTCTTCTCCCGGCGGGTCGAGGTCCGAAAAGAGCGGCGGATGAAGACCGATGAAAAGGTGGTGACGTTCGATCAGATCGGACACCGTGCGGTTCAATGGAAGAACAACCGGGAGGAGGTTTTCGAGATTCCCCCGCGTGTCCAAGATTCGCTCAGCTCACTCTACTACTTCAGAACGCAGCGGTTCCCCGAAATCGGCGGGGCGCTTTTTATCGACGTTCATGAGAGCGGGAAGAACCGAAAGATCGAGGTGCGGGTCCTTCAGCAAGAGCGGGTGACGACCCCCGCCGGAACCTTCGACACCATCAAAGTCCAGACCGCCCTCCCCAAAGAAGGGGCCTTCTCCGGCAATGGCGATCTCTTCATCTGGTTTACGAATGACGACCGGCGGATGCCGGTCCTGCTCCAGTCGGAGAGCCAGCGGGGAACGGTGACCGTCGCCCTGGAGGCGCAACAGCGTGGAGAGGGGAGCGGATCGCTCTGATCGGCGCGCTCCTTTCTCTTCCCTTATCGCTTTAAGAGCGGTTCAATCACCGGCCAAATCCGATCGACGATAATTCGATACCCCTGCGCCGTCGGGTGAATCCCATCGGCCTGGTTCAAGTTCGACTGGGCGGCGACCCCATCGAGGAAAAAAGGGATCAGCGTCAGGTGATAGCGCGCCGCCAGCCTCGGATAGATTTTCTCAAACCCCTCCGTGTAGCCTCTTCCATAATTCGGCGGCAACTTCATTCCTGCCAAGATCACCACCGCCCCTGTTTTTTGAAGCCGCTCGATCATCGCGGCGAGGTTTTTTTCGGTCTCCCCCAGATCGAGCCCGCGCAGACCGTCATTGGCGCCGAGCTCTAAAATCACCAGATCCGGCCGGCTTCGAAGGACCCAATCGACACGGCGGAGCCCGCCGGCGGTTGTCTCCCCGCTGACCCCCGAATTGATGATGCGATAGGAGTAACCGGCCGCTCTCAGCTTTTGCTCCAGCACCGCCGGATAGCCCTCATTCGGAGCGACCCCTAGTCCGGCCGTCAGGCTGTCGCCGAACGCAACGATCACCCGCTCACGGACCGCTCCTTGGGCCCGGGCAACCGCTGGCGACACCCCACTCCCTCCAAAAAGAAGAACGGCCAGCACCCAAAAAACGACCTTCCGTTTCAAACGCGCCTCCTTCGATATGCAGAAAAGTTTTAAGATTGATTGTGTCATAAACAGGAAAGGTGATCAAGCCTTCCAAGTAGAGAGCCCTCCGTCCTGGGCCGCTGTAATTCTTTACGGTATAAAAATTTAGGATAAATTTAACGAACAGGGCG
This DNA window, taken from Candidatus Manganitrophaceae bacterium, encodes the following:
- a CDS encoding DUF3108 domain-containing protein — translated: MQRRLRILFFSAFALQLLLPDAFSAIPPISYVTPFPFVAGERLSYQVTLDQMKIGKAIMKVIEKVQFEGKEVYHLSSEVKTSGFLSLFTRINDRVESYMDAEGLFSRRVEVRKERRMKTDEKVVTFDQIGHRAVQWKNNREEVFEIPPRVQDSLSSLYYFRTQRFPEIGGALFIDVHESGKNRKIEVRVLQQERVTTPAGTFDTIKVQTALPKEGAFSGNGDLFIWFTNDDRRMPVLLQSESQRGTVTVALEAQQRGEGSGSL
- a CDS encoding arylesterase; translation: MTQSILKLFCISKEARLKRKVVFWVLAVLLFGGSGVSPAVARAQGAVRERVIVAFGDSLTAGLGVAPNEGYPAVLEQKLRAAGYSYRIINSGVSGETTAGGLRRVDWVLRSRPDLVILELGANDGLRGLDLGETEKNLAAMIERLQKTGAVVILAGMKLPPNYGRGYTEGFEKIYPRLAARYHLTLIPFFLDGVAAQSNLNQADGIHPTAQGYRIIVDRIWPVIEPLLKR